A genomic segment from Arcobacter acticola encodes:
- a CDS encoding ferric reductase-like transmembrane domain-containing protein: MITDFKSLGIIFGLIAWCVMIALLLTSFYKDKLNMTYSKWRLLHIVLSVVFISTALWHVIDLGRHMNEIMILFIFLLVCISVYQLGKLYFSKNYKKEKVL, encoded by the coding sequence ATGATTACAGATTTTAAAAGCTTAGGAATAATCTTTGGTTTAATTGCATGGTGTGTAATGATAGCTTTACTTCTAACATCATTTTATAAAGATAAGTTAAATATGACTTATAGTAAATGGCGATTGTTGCATATTGTGTTATCTGTAGTTTTTATAAGTACAGCACTTTGGCATGTTATTGATTTAGGACGGCATATGAACGAAATTATGATTCTTTTTATATTTTTATTAGTTTGTATATCTGTTTATCAATTAGGAAAATTATATTTTTCTAAAAATTATAAAAAGGAAAAAGTTTTATGA